Proteins from a single region of Chryseobacterium scophthalmum:
- a CDS encoding chemotaxis protein CheB: protein MQTEGKNTELVLIGGSAGSLQVILEMIKNINEKLNFPIILVLHRKAQSTNILQTLLQQFISTEVVEIDDKTDIKKNKIYIVPADYHLLFENKKTMSLDSSEKMNYSRPSIDVTFKSAAEVYGKTLVGILLSGANADGVEGLSYIKKNNGKVWIQNPETAEVNYMPKHAVEEVKYDLLITPDNLADYINEL from the coding sequence ATGCAAACTGAAGGCAAAAATACAGAATTGGTTTTGATCGGTGGATCTGCAGGAAGTCTGCAGGTTATTTTGGAAATGATTAAAAACATCAATGAGAAATTAAACTTTCCCATCATATTGGTGCTACACAGAAAAGCACAATCAACCAATATTTTGCAGACTTTACTTCAACAGTTTATTTCAACTGAAGTGGTAGAGATTGATGATAAAACGGATATTAAAAAAAATAAAATTTATATCGTTCCCGCAGATTATCATCTTTTATTTGAAAACAAAAAAACGATGTCTCTGGACAGTTCTGAGAAGATGAATTATTCGAGGCCGTCAATTGATGTCACTTTTAAGTCTGCTGCAGAAGTTTACGGAAAAACTTTGGTCGGGATTTTGCTTTCAGGAGCCAATGCAGACGGAGTAGAAGGTTTGTCTTATATTAAAAAAAATAACGGCAAAGTCTGGATTCAGAATCCGGAAACAGCCGAGGTAAATTATATGCCAAAACACGCTGTGGAAGAAGTAAAATATGATCTGCTCATCACACCAGATAATCTGGCAGATTATATCAATGAATTATAA
- a CDS encoding response regulator: MNKKILIVDDDPRNIFALKLTLKARGYQIESSTMALEAIDMLKKDQDISVVLMDMMMPEMDGYEAIKIIRNTPEISQIPVIAVTAQAMPEDRQKCLDAGAQDYVSKPINVDILLTAVEKLS, encoded by the coding sequence ATGAATAAGAAAATCTTAATAGTGGATGATGATCCGCGAAATATATTTGCCCTAAAACTGACTTTAAAAGCGAGAGGATATCAGATTGAGAGCTCTACAATGGCTTTGGAAGCAATTGATATGCTCAAAAAAGATCAAGATATTTCTGTTGTTTTGATGGATATGATGATGCCCGAAATGGATGGTTATGAAGCGATAAAAATTATCCGAAATACACCGGAAATCAGCCAGATTCCTGTTATTGCAGTTACCGCGCAGGCAATGCCCGAAGATCGTCAGAAATGTCTGGATGCGGGAGCGCAGGATTATGTTTCAAAACCGATCAATGTTGATATATTGTTAACGGCTGTCGAAAAACTTTCTTAA
- a CDS encoding histidine kinase, producing the protein MNESRKSAEEFLQLINSSKRGKLKIYIGMSAGVGKTYRMLQEAHVLLQNGIDVKIGYVETHNRKETHDLLEGLPIIPRRKLFYKGKELDELDVPAIIVLRPEIVIIDELAHTNIEGSKNKKRWQDVFEILDAGINVISAVNIQHLESLNNEVKTVTGIEVTERIPDTVLASADEVVNIDLTADELITRLKEGKIYDKSKISSALDNFFKNENILQLRELALKEVASQVTRKVETEIITGKTLRKEKFLACISSNETTAKNVIRKTARLASYYNSQWFLLYVQVPRESADRIALNKQRHLINNFKLATELGAEIIKIQSKNIAMTIMEQCEERKITTVCIGKPHLDIWRIILATDTFNSLLKRLSKQNVDLVILS; encoded by the coding sequence ATGAATGAATCACGAAAATCAGCGGAAGAGTTTCTGCAGCTAATTAACAGTTCAAAACGTGGTAAACTGAAAATTTACATCGGAATGAGTGCAGGTGTAGGAAAAACCTACAGAATGCTGCAGGAAGCTCATGTGCTTCTTCAAAACGGGATTGATGTAAAAATTGGCTATGTAGAAACGCACAATCGTAAAGAAACCCATGATTTGTTGGAAGGTCTTCCGATCATTCCCAGAAGAAAATTATTTTACAAAGGAAAAGAGCTCGATGAGCTCGATGTTCCGGCAATTATCGTATTGCGTCCTGAGATTGTTATTATTGACGAATTGGCTCATACCAATATTGAAGGGAGTAAAAATAAAAAAAGATGGCAGGATGTTTTTGAGATTTTAGACGCTGGAATTAACGTTATCAGCGCTGTAAATATCCAACATTTAGAAAGTCTAAATAATGAGGTGAAAACGGTGACAGGAATTGAAGTTACCGAAAGAATTCCTGATACCGTTTTGGCTTCTGCCGATGAGGTTGTGAATATCGACCTTACTGCCGATGAATTGATTACCAGATTAAAAGAAGGAAAAATTTACGATAAAAGTAAAATTTCTTCAGCATTAGATAATTTTTTTAAAAACGAAAATATTCTTCAGCTTCGTGAGTTGGCGTTGAAAGAAGTCGCATCACAGGTAACCAGAAAAGTAGAAACCGAAATTATAACCGGAAAAACTTTAAGGAAAGAAAAATTCCTTGCATGTATCAGTTCAAACGAAACAACGGCTAAAAATGTGATCAGAAAAACGGCGAGACTGGCAAGTTATTACAACAGTCAGTGGTTTTTACTGTATGTGCAGGTTCCTCGTGAATCGGCTGATAGAATTGCACTTAACAAGCAAAGACATTTGATCAATAATTTTAAACTGGCTACCGAATTAGGCGCTGAAATCATAAAAATTCAAAGTAAAAATATTGCAATGACGATTATGGAGCAGTGCGAAGAACGTAAAATTACAACCGTATGCATCGGCAAACCACATCTGGATATCTGGAGAATTATTTTGGCTACAGATACTTTTAATTCCTTACTCAAAAGACTTTCAAAACAGAACGTAGATTTAGTAATTTTGTCGTAA
- a CDS encoding sensor histidine kinase: MKIKTKLNAGVGLLFFMIIVLSTLGGWFIYQLKKDTQNILTDNYNTLQYSRNMLLSLEEIGKEPFAIAEFQKNLDLQRQNITEDGEKEATKNILAHFSDLKNDKENLNLHSAIRKDIAELMQLNMNAIQIKSGIANTTAQNAIAVISIAGTLCFLIAFILMVNLPANISNPIRELTSSIHQIANQNYRERVQFESNSEFGELARSFNTMAEKLQEYSESRIDKILKGKKRIETLIDNMHDAVIGIDENRKVLFVNDEALKISGLKKENFVGKLIQDVAVSNDLVRDLIKEIINPDAEKNPSELLKIFVEGKENYFEKEILDINVIPTGENDSRFIGQVIMLRNITPFKELDLAKTRFIGTVSHEFKTPISSIQMGLQLLENEKIGSLNEEQQKLIKGIDEDTLRLLKITGELLNVAQLETGVSQLNIRPFKINEMLEEVIKTNRSAADKRQISMITDIDSGLDIINADQEKTLWVLNNIVSNAIRYSYERSTVTIKVEKIDSDHVKFSVEDQGLGIDEQYLKHIFTRYFRVPGTKAEGTGLGLSISKEFIEAQRGSIAVESEVGKGSVFSFILKN, encoded by the coding sequence ATGAAAATAAAAACAAAGCTTAACGCAGGCGTTGGTCTCCTGTTTTTTATGATAATTGTACTGTCTACTTTGGGTGGATGGTTTATTTATCAGCTTAAAAAAGACACACAGAATATTCTTACTGACAATTACAATACATTGCAGTATTCCCGAAATATGCTGTTGTCGCTCGAAGAAATTGGTAAAGAACCTTTTGCAATAGCAGAATTTCAGAAAAATCTTGATCTTCAGCGTCAGAATATTACAGAAGATGGGGAAAAAGAAGCTACGAAAAATATACTCGCTCATTTTTCAGATTTAAAAAATGATAAAGAAAATTTAAATTTACATTCAGCTATTCGAAAAGATATTGCAGAATTGATGCAGCTGAATATGAATGCCATCCAAATTAAAAGCGGAATTGCCAATACAACCGCACAAAATGCAATTGCAGTTATTTCTATTGCAGGAACCTTGTGCTTTTTAATTGCTTTTATTTTGATGGTGAATCTTCCGGCCAATATTTCAAATCCGATCCGTGAATTGACTTCGAGTATTCATCAGATTGCCAATCAGAATTACAGAGAGCGAGTACAGTTTGAAAGTAACAGTGAATTTGGTGAACTGGCGAGATCTTTTAATACGATGGCTGAAAAACTTCAGGAATATTCTGAAAGCCGAATTGATAAAATATTAAAAGGAAAAAAACGCATCGAGACTTTGATTGACAATATGCACGATGCCGTAATAGGAATTGATGAAAACAGAAAAGTTCTTTTTGTAAATGATGAAGCTTTAAAAATTTCCGGTCTTAAAAAAGAAAATTTTGTGGGTAAACTCATTCAGGATGTTGCTGTGAGTAACGATTTGGTGCGTGATCTTATTAAAGAGATCATCAATCCGGATGCAGAGAAAAATCCTTCCGAATTATTAAAAATTTTTGTGGAAGGAAAAGAAAACTATTTCGAAAAAGAAATTTTAGATATCAATGTGATTCCAACCGGTGAAAATGACAGCCGTTTTATTGGTCAGGTGATCATGCTTCGAAACATTACACCTTTTAAAGAGCTTGATCTTGCTAAAACCCGTTTCATAGGAACTGTTTCACATGAGTTTAAAACTCCTATTTCTTCAATACAAATGGGATTACAATTATTGGAAAATGAAAAAATTGGGAGCCTTAATGAAGAGCAGCAAAAATTGATTAAAGGGATTGATGAAGATACATTACGATTGCTAAAGATCACAGGTGAACTATTAAATGTAGCTCAATTGGAAACCGGAGTAAGTCAATTGAATATTCGTCCGTTTAAGATTAATGAAATGCTTGAAGAAGTTATTAAAACCAATAGATCTGCAGCAGATAAAAGACAAATTTCTATGATTACTGATATAGATTCAGGCCTAGATATCATCAATGCTGATCAGGAAAAGACTTTATGGGTTCTTAATAATATTGTTTCTAATGCAATTCGTTATTCTTATGAACGATCAACTGTCACTATAAAAGTTGAGAAAATTGATTCTGATCACGTGAAATTTTCTGTTGAAGATCAAGGTTTAGGGATTGATGAGCAATATCTGAAACATATTTTCACAAGATATTTTCGGGTTCCCGGAACAAAAGCTGAAGGAACTGGTTTAGGACTCAGCATCAGTAAAGAATTTATTGAAGCACAACGCGGAAGCATTGCTGTAGAAAGTGAAGTAGGAAAGGGAAGTGTATTTAGTTTTATTTTAAAAAATTAA
- a CDS encoding response regulator, translating into MPKKILRNLQFGVGFSLLILIASSIASYLSIQNQMNHRESVGKSRRAATAVKDVLVALLDAETGSRGYQLTGRESFLEPYNRSLNEYSKAIELAKNMDVADPKQQKRLDLLEQNVEKSINNLKFYVENRRKGIVMTQDQILESKIYMDKCREVVNDFVKYEESQLEIKNKDLNRSSNTTVLFIMFSALSAIVVTVFFYLKLRSDLVRREKLEKDLRDKDAQISRRVTAIQQIANRVANGDYSQKAVDNSQDDLGDLVGSLNHMTESLKLSFETINKSDWRQKGLALLNESLVGNQSVKEISENSLYQIIDYGKCINGSLYVFDEGILRLNSAFGLESNMKKSFEPGEGMIGQTFVNERPTVYNDLKEEDFIVSFSSSKLKTNGLLLIPVLFDGHSIGVLELASLTNFDEDRIDFFVECTRNIGIALNAAKGREKEQQLLEETQAQSEELQVQHSELENLNTELEAQTQKLQASEEELRVQQEELMQANAELEERSRLLEDKNHMIAERNNEIQKKVEELALSTKYKSEFLANMSHELRTPLNSILLLSRLMVENPEENLNEDQIESAKVIQSSGSSLLTLIDEILDLAKIESGKMTLEYHDVEISEVVKDLKSLFNPVFLDKKLQFNINIDKEVENVIETDRLRVDQVLRNLLSNSLKFTKHGSIDLNIKKDPKNKDFIIFSVKDTGIGIPEDKQRIIFEAFQQADGSTRRKFGGTGLGLSISREIARLLGGELSLTSKVNEGSEFSFNIPIKPVAEIVTHETDQQLVDIIREDVEVIQNILDDGETEYYEKIVLEIPESVDDDRDQINEDDKVILIIEDDTNFAKALLKYARTQDYKGIVVVRGDHALAAAQQYHPQAILLDVQLPVKDGWKVMDELKSNPETKHIPVHMMSVLHVKKESLMKGAIDFINKPMALDQMADVFKKIEEAIRKSPQKVLIVEENAKHASALSYFLSNFNISLSIENNVEDVVKALTSNQTDCVILDIGDSRGNEYQVIESIKSYDGLENLPIIIFTERNLSQSEELKIKQYADSIVVKTAHSYQRILDEVGLFLHLVEEKNNSLENVRTKTLGSLTEVLSGKKILITDDDARNIFSLTKSLEKYKVEAIVAMDGKHALEQIKQNPDIDVILMDMMMPEMDGYETIQEIRKMPKFAKLPIIAITAKAMIGDRQKCIDAGASDYISKPVDIDQLLSLLRVWLYEI; encoded by the coding sequence ATGCCGAAAAAAATATTAAGAAATCTGCAGTTCGGTGTCGGTTTTTCATTGTTGATACTGATTGCAAGCTCAATTGCTTCATATCTGAGTATTCAGAATCAGATGAATCATCGTGAAAGTGTAGGAAAAAGTAGACGTGCAGCAACTGCCGTAAAAGATGTTTTGGTAGCGCTTTTAGATGCGGAAACCGGAAGTCGCGGTTATCAGCTTACCGGAAGAGAAAGTTTTCTGGAACCTTACAATCGTAGTTTAAATGAATATTCAAAAGCGATTGAGCTTGCAAAAAATATGGATGTTGCAGATCCAAAGCAGCAAAAACGTTTAGATCTTTTAGAACAGAATGTTGAAAAAAGCATCAATAATCTGAAGTTTTATGTTGAAAACAGACGCAAAGGTATTGTGATGACTCAAGATCAGATCTTAGAGAGTAAGATTTACATGGATAAATGCCGTGAAGTGGTCAATGATTTTGTAAAGTATGAAGAATCTCAGCTTGAAATAAAAAACAAAGACCTCAATCGTTCCTCGAATACAACGGTGTTATTCATCATGTTTTCAGCGCTTTCTGCAATTGTAGTAACCGTGTTTTTCTATCTGAAATTAAGATCGGATCTTGTACGCAGAGAAAAACTTGAAAAAGATTTAAGAGATAAAGATGCACAAATATCGAGACGTGTAACCGCTATTCAGCAGATTGCAAACCGAGTAGCGAATGGTGATTACAGTCAAAAAGCGGTAGATAATTCTCAAGACGATTTGGGAGATTTGGTAGGTTCTCTTAATCACATGACAGAATCTTTAAAATTATCTTTTGAAACCATTAATAAAAGTGATTGGCGACAAAAAGGTTTGGCTTTATTAAACGAATCTTTAGTAGGAAACCAATCGGTAAAAGAAATATCAGAAAATTCTCTGTATCAAATCATCGATTACGGAAAATGCATCAACGGATCTTTATATGTATTTGATGAAGGAATTTTAAGACTCAATTCAGCTTTCGGTTTAGAAAGCAATATGAAAAAAAGTTTTGAGCCAGGAGAAGGAATGATTGGTCAAACCTTCGTTAACGAAAGACCTACAGTTTATAATGATCTTAAAGAAGAAGATTTTATAGTAAGCTTTTCAAGCAGCAAACTTAAAACAAATGGATTGTTATTAATTCCTGTACTTTTTGATGGTCACAGTATTGGTGTGTTAGAATTAGCTTCACTGACTAATTTTGATGAAGACAGAATCGATTTTTTTGTAGAATGCACAAGAAATATCGGAATTGCGCTTAATGCTGCAAAAGGACGTGAAAAAGAACAGCAATTATTAGAAGAAACTCAGGCTCAGTCTGAAGAATTACAGGTGCAACATTCTGAATTGGAAAACCTTAATACAGAACTGGAAGCTCAAACTCAAAAACTTCAGGCTTCTGAAGAAGAACTGAGAGTACAGCAGGAAGAACTGATGCAGGCAAATGCTGAACTGGAAGAACGTTCAAGATTGCTGGAAGATAAAAATCATATGATTGCCGAACGAAATAATGAAATTCAGAAAAAGGTTGAAGAACTGGCGTTAAGCACTAAATACAAGTCTGAGTTTTTGGCAAATATGTCTCATGAATTGCGTACTCCTTTGAACTCGATTCTTCTTCTTTCACGATTAATGGTAGAAAATCCTGAAGAAAATCTGAATGAAGATCAGATAGAATCTGCAAAAGTGATTCAAAGTTCCGGAAGTAGTTTGTTGACATTGATTGACGAAATTTTAGATTTAGCTAAAATAGAATCCGGGAAAATGACCTTAGAATATCATGATGTTGAAATTTCTGAAGTTGTAAAAGATTTAAAAAGTCTTTTTAATCCTGTGTTTTTAGATAAAAAGCTTCAATTTAATATCAATATTGATAAAGAAGTTGAAAACGTTATCGAAACAGACCGTTTGCGTGTTGATCAGGTTTTACGAAATCTTCTTTCCAATTCATTGAAATTTACAAAACATGGAAGCATTGATTTAAACATTAAAAAAGATCCTAAAAATAAAGATTTCATCATTTTCTCTGTGAAAGATACAGGAATCGGAATTCCGGAAGACAAGCAGAGAATTATCTTTGAAGCTTTCCAGCAAGCAGATGGTTCTACCCGCAGAAAGTTTGGAGGAACCGGTTTAGGACTGTCGATAAGCCGTGAAATTGCAAGATTATTGGGTGGAGAATTAAGCTTAACGAGTAAAGTAAATGAAGGAAGTGAGTTTAGTTTTAATATTCCGATTAAGCCGGTTGCAGAAATCGTAACTCATGAAACCGATCAGCAATTGGTAGATATTATTCGTGAAGATGTAGAAGTAATTCAGAATATTCTGGACGATGGTGAAACGGAATATTATGAAAAAATTGTTCTTGAAATCCCTGAAAGTGTTGATGACGACAGAGATCAGATCAATGAAGACGATAAAGTAATTTTAATTATTGAAGACGATACCAATTTTGCAAAAGCATTATTGAAATACGCAAGAACCCAGGATTACAAAGGAATCGTTGTGGTAAGAGGTGATCATGCTTTAGCTGCTGCACAACAATATCATCCACAAGCGATTTTATTGGATGTACAGCTTCCTGTAAAAGACGGCTGGAAAGTAATGGATGAACTAAAATCTAATCCTGAAACCAAGCATATTCCTGTACACATGATGTCTGTACTTCATGTGAAAAAAGAAAGCCTGATGAAAGGTGCTATTGATTTCATTAACAAGCCAATGGCTTTAGATCAGATGGCAGATGTTTTCAAAAAAATTGAAGAAGCGATCAGAAAATCTCCTCAAAAAGTGCTGATTGTGGAAGAAAATGCAAAACACGCAAGTGCATTGTCTTATTTCTTAAGCAACTTTAATATCTCTTTATCTATTGAGAACAACGTTGAAGATGTGGTGAAAGCATTAACCTCAAACCAAACAGATTGTGTGATCTTAGACATCGGGGACTCTCGTGGAAATGAATATCAGGTAATCGAATCTATTAAAAGTTATGATGGTCTCGAAAACTTGCCGATCATTATTTTTACGGAAAGAAACTTATCTCAGTCTGAAGAGCTTAAAATTAAGCAGTATGCAGATTCTATCGTAGTGAAAACTGCGCATTCTTATCAGAGAATTTTAGATGAAGTCGGCTTATTTTTACATTTAGTTGAAGAAAAAAATAATTCTTTAGAAAATGTAAGAACAAAAACTTTAGGCTCATTAACAGAAGTTTTGAGTGGTAAAAAGATTTTAATTACAGATGATGATGCCCGAAATATTTTCTCTCTAACCAAATCTTTAGAAAAATATAAAGTGGAAGCGATCGTTGCAATGGACGGAAAGCACGCCTTGGAACAGATCAAGCAAAATCCTGATATCGACGTGATTTTAATGGATATGATGATGCCCGAAATGGATGGTTATGAAACCATTCAGGAAATCAGAAAAATGCCGAAATTTGCAAAACTTCCTATTATTGCCATTACCGCAAAAGCAATGATTGGAGACCGCCAGAAATGCATTGATGCAGGAGCTTCAGACTATATTTCAAAACCTGTAGATATTGATCAGCTATTGTCCTTGCTTAGAGTGTGGTTGTATGAAATTTAA
- a CDS encoding lmo0937 family membrane protein produces the protein MRSILWLVAVICIAVWLLGMLGVIPGMDTGSLIHVLLVIAIVVVLINVISGRKPLN, from the coding sequence ATGAGAAGTATATTATGGCTTGTTGCAGTAATCTGCATCGCAGTCTGGCTTTTAGGAATGCTGGGCGTAATTCCAGGAATGGATACAGGAAGTTTAATTCACGTTCTTTTAGTTATTGCAATTGTTGTTGTATTAATTAATGTTATATCAGGACGAAAGCCACTCAATTAA
- a CDS encoding response regulator encodes MSKKKILIFDDDKTILEVITIIFEENGYQVEISETSHDIIEKVSSFKPDVILMDNWIPRIGGVEATKLLKSHEEFKSIPVIYVTANNDIVALAKEAHADDYVAKPFNLEDLEDKVAMFLQEKA; translated from the coding sequence ATGAGTAAGAAGAAAATTTTGATTTTTGATGATGATAAAACCATTCTGGAAGTGATTACGATCATTTTTGAAGAAAACGGTTATCAGGTCGAAATTTCAGAAACATCTCATGATATTATCGAAAAGGTTTCAAGTTTCAAACCTGATGTAATTCTCATGGATAACTGGATTCCCAGAATTGGTGGAGTAGAGGCAACAAAGCTTTTAAAGAGTCATGAAGAATTTAAATCGATTCCGGTAATTTATGTAACGGCAAATAATGATATAGTTGCTTTGGCGAAAGAAGCTCACGCAGATGATTACGTTGCAAAACCTTTTAATCTTGAAGATTTGGAAGATAAAGTTGCGATGTTTTTACAGGAAAAAGCTTAG
- a CDS encoding YciE/YciF ferroxidase family protein — translation MKTKSVSTKKDSAKKTTKAPVKSTAKTPAKKDAAKNLSDLFEDALKDIYWAEKALTKALPKMQKNATDPKLKKAIGDHLEETKEQVKRLEACFKALKKKPQAKKCDAMQGLLDEGKSIMEETKPGAVRDVGIIAASQKVEHYEIATYGTLAAYAKILKEKDCLKQLLSTLDEEKNCNNLLSKLADTNLNSKAIND, via the coding sequence ATGAAAACTAAAAGTGTATCTACTAAAAAAGATTCAGCTAAAAAAACGACAAAAGCTCCTGTAAAATCTACCGCTAAGACTCCTGCAAAAAAAGATGCTGCAAAAAATCTGAGTGATTTATTTGAAGATGCTTTAAAGGATATTTACTGGGCAGAAAAAGCGCTTACAAAAGCATTACCCAAAATGCAGAAAAATGCAACTGATCCAAAACTTAAAAAAGCCATCGGCGACCATTTGGAAGAAACCAAAGAACAGGTAAAAAGACTTGAAGCATGCTTTAAAGCATTAAAGAAAAAACCACAGGCAAAAAAATGCGATGCAATGCAAGGACTTTTAGACGAAGGTAAAAGCATTATGGAAGAAACAAAACCAGGCGCAGTACGTGATGTAGGAATTATCGCAGCTTCACAAAAAGTTGAGCATTACGAGATAGCAACTTACGGAACTTTGGCAGCATACGCAAAAATCCTTAAAGAAAAAGATTGTCTTAAACAGTTGCTTTCTACCTTAGATGAAGAAAAAAACTGTAATAATCTGCTCTCGAAACTTGCAGATACCAATCTCAATTCCAAAGCTATAAACGATTAA
- a CDS encoding CheR family methyltransferase: MLEPSIIKDEEVEFLIKDVYELYGYDFSGYSRASFKRRVNRICLIERFTSFAELRYTLINEPEYLKRFVEEVTVNVTEMFRDPHFFKGLREKILPQLGTYPLIRIWVAGCSTGEEAYSMAILLKEANLYHKSLIYGTDLNPSVLETARAGVFPLQQMKLYSENYMLSGGKKDFSDYYTANYDSVKFDKSLQEKLILSTHNLVSDSSFNSFQLIICRNVLIYFDRGLQERVFRLFDNSLENLGFLALGAKETIRFSKLDKNFHQIDDQRIWKKIDHH; this comes from the coding sequence ATGCTCGAACCAAGTATCATAAAAGATGAAGAAGTAGAATTTCTTATTAAAGATGTCTACGAACTGTACGGATACGATTTTTCCGGGTACAGCAGAGCTTCTTTTAAACGGAGGGTAAACCGTATTTGCTTGATAGAAAGATTCACAAGCTTTGCAGAATTGCGTTATACCCTCATCAATGAGCCGGAATATTTGAAACGTTTTGTAGAAGAAGTAACGGTAAATGTTACCGAAATGTTCCGTGATCCTCATTTTTTTAAAGGATTAAGAGAAAAAATTTTACCGCAGTTGGGAACTTATCCTTTGATCCGAATTTGGGTTGCAGGTTGTTCTACAGGCGAAGAAGCATATTCTATGGCAATCTTATTGAAAGAAGCCAATTTGTATCATAAATCTTTGATCTACGGAACAGATTTGAATCCTTCGGTTTTAGAAACAGCAAGAGCAGGAGTTTTTCCTTTGCAGCAAATGAAATTATATTCTGAAAATTATATGCTTTCTGGCGGGAAAAAAGATTTTTCAGATTATTATACTGCGAATTATGATAGTGTAAAATTTGATAAAAGCCTGCAGGAAAAATTGATTTTATCGACCCATAATCTGGTTTCAGATAGCTCTTTTAACAGCTTTCAGTTGATTATTTGCAGAAACGTTCTTATATATTTTGACCGTGGTTTGCAGGAAAGAGTTTTCAGACTTTTTGATAACAGTTTAGAAAATTTAGGCTTTTTGGCTTTAGGAGCAAAAGAGACGATTAGATTTTCTAAATTAGACAAAAATTTCCACCAGATTGATGATCAGAGAATCTGGAAAAAAATAGATCATCACTAA
- a CDS encoding hybrid sensor histidine kinase/response regulator: protein MILIVDDNQNNLFSLKKLLESKDFQVDTADSGPEALGKALKNDYALIILDVQMPEMDGFEVAETLAGYSGTKDIPIIFLSAVNTEKRFITKGYASGGKDYVTKPVDPEILLLKVKTFYNFQEQNIAMRKTQQSLELEVKGRRESQVTMKSQIDHFHLMLESLPQIAFTLNEEGTVDFVNGKWYEYSHSYTTFPETHPDDFSITEEFSRCKKKGKALELEIRIKNIKSGDFRYHLLRVTPVREENVIKNWVGTFTDIDDQKKVEKEKDEFLSIASHELKTPLTSIKAYVQLLDRKLKLSKESAESGFLVKVQDQIEKLNTLISDLLDVSKIENGKLKINKKPTNLDQLIQNAIETILQTHDEKKVKIDRHGYIPDILIPLDAIRIEQVLINFLTNAIKYSPENHQVIVTTFVDEEEQEVKVSVTDFGIGIPDFKQEAVFHKFYRVEESSLQFQGMGIGLYICSEIIKQHHGNIGVSSIIDEGSTFYFTLPLN, encoded by the coding sequence ATGATCTTAATCGTTGATGACAATCAAAACAATCTTTTTTCATTAAAAAAATTATTAGAATCTAAAGATTTTCAGGTAGATACCGCAGATTCCGGGCCGGAAGCATTAGGGAAAGCATTGAAAAATGATTACGCCTTAATTATCTTGGATGTACAAATGCCGGAAATGGACGGTTTTGAAGTTGCCGAAACACTTGCAGGATACAGCGGAACCAAAGATATTCCCATCATCTTTTTATCGGCTGTTAATACAGAGAAAAGATTTATTACAAAAGGTTATGCTTCGGGAGGAAAAGATTATGTTACCAAACCTGTAGATCCTGAAATTTTATTGTTGAAAGTAAAAACCTTTTACAATTTTCAGGAACAGAATATTGCGATGCGAAAAACTCAGCAAAGTCTTGAGCTTGAAGTAAAAGGCAGACGAGAATCACAGGTGACGATGAAATCGCAAATCGATCATTTTCACTTGATGTTGGAGTCCTTACCGCAAATTGCATTCACTCTAAACGAAGAAGGAACGGTAGATTTTGTCAACGGAAAATGGTACGAATATTCTCATTCTTACACTACTTTTCCTGAAACTCACCCTGATGATTTCAGTATTACAGAAGAATTTTCACGTTGCAAAAAGAAAGGAAAAGCACTTGAATTAGAAATCAGAATTAAAAATATAAAATCCGGAGACTTTAGATATCATCTCCTTCGCGTCACTCCGGTGCGGGAAGAAAATGTTATCAAAAACTGGGTAGGAACGTTTACCGATATTGATGATCAAAAAAAAGTAGAGAAAGAGAAGGATGAATTCTTGAGTATCGCAAGTCACGAACTAAAAACTCCTTTAACGAGTATTAAAGCTTATGTTCAGCTTTTAGACCGAAAATTAAAACTCAGCAAAGAAAGCGCAGAATCTGGATTCTTGGTTAAAGTTCAGGATCAGATAGAGAAGCTTAATACGTTAATTTCAGACTTGTTAGATGTTTCTAAAATTGAAAACGGGAAGCTCAAAATCAATAAAAAACCTACCAATCTTGATCAGTTAATACAAAATGCAATCGAAACCATTCTTCAGACTCACGATGAGAAAAAGGTAAAAATTGATCGTCACGGTTACATTCCGGATATTCTTATTCCTTTGGATGCGATTCGTATTGAGCAGGTTTTGATTAATTTTTTAACCAATGCCATCAAATACTCTCCGGAAAATCATCAGGTAATTGTTACCACATTTGTAGATGAAGAAGAGCAGGAAGTAAAAGTAAGTGTTACCGATTTTGGAATTGGTATTCCGGATTTCAAGCAGGAAGCTGTGTTTCATAAGTTTTACCGTGTAGAAGAGTCTTCGCTTCAGTTTCAGGGAATGGGAATTGGACTTTATATCTGTTCTGAAATTATTAAGCAACATCACGGGAATATTGGAGTTTCGAGTATTATAGACGAGGGTTCTACCTTTTATTTCACATTACCATTAAATTAA